The genomic DNA GGCACCAAAGTCCGGTCTACGTTCGAAATCCGACTGGGGACATCCGGAGTCCCGGTACAACGCTGTATTTCATTCATAGGGGACAGGTGCGGAAGACGGTGCCCTCGTACGCTTGGTCGATGGTCGGCTGTGGGGCGATCGCACCGGGTGGGGCTGTCTTCGGCGGCTGTACAGTCGACCCACAATACCTCGGTGGCTTCGCGAGTACGGTGCGAGCGGAGGATCGTGGGACGTGGGCGTTCCTGCTCTGCGATGCCGCGGGCTGTTACGGCGGTGTCGGGCGGGATCGCACCTGGACGCTCTGGTCGGAGGTGACGCGTGAAGAACCGTCTCGTCCTCGCTGGTGCTCTCGGTGTCGCAACGCTCGTCGTGGCCCTGCTCCTGCTACGTCAAACCGCACTTCTCGCGTCGATTCCCGGACTGGCCCAGGTGGAGTCAGCGGCGGAGGCGCGCCGGGACGGGGAAGAAACGCCCGTCCTGCGCGTCGCGGGTCGGCCGGTGACGGTGGCCGACCTCGCCGAGATGGAGCGCTGGACTGTGGCGAACCTCGACTGGATGCGGGATGCGCTCACCAACACGACCGATGAGGGGCAACGTGCACTGCTCGAGCGGCACATCGCGCTCATCGAAGCGTACGGTGCCCCGACGGTCGCGCTCGCGGCGCTCATCCGCGACCGCGCCCTGGAAGCAGCGGCGGAGCGGGAGGGTCTCTGGCCGGACGAAGCCACAGTCCGCGCGCGGGTGGAACGTGATCGCGCGCTGGCAGCGACGAGCGTCGACGCTCGGCTCGCTGCATACATCCGCACGTTCGGTGAGCAGGCGTACTGGAACGAGTTGTACCCGCGCGTGGTGGCGCGAGAAATCGCACTGGAACAGTTGTACGAGGCGCGCACCGGACACCTGTCGGATCTCCAGCAGCGTCAGGCGCTGTGGCTCGAGACGGAGCGCTCGATCGTTCGGGAAGCGGAGATCGAGGTGATCGAGCGCGAGCGGTTACCTGCTTCGGTGGACAAGGCGCTCCGGTACCTCGACGCGTACTGGGAGCTCACCGGGCAATCGCTCTCGTAGGCGAGCGCGGCGCTCCAGCAGCGGCGTCCAGCGCAGTGGGGGACGCTCGGCTGCGGGAGCGGGTCGTTCGTCGAGAGGGCCGCGGATCACCGGAGTGGTGGACGTTTTCTCGGACCGCTGCTCGGGAACTCAGCGAGCGAATCGGACAGTGATCGGCGAGTGAACCGCTCCGACTCCCTCCGCCCGGCCTTCCCAGCGGTACGATAGCGACGCGGTGCGTGGACGCACGCGTGACCGAGCATGGACGCCCTGCTCTCGTCCCGAGGAGCGTTGCATGCGGTGGGCAGCCGGCTCGGTCGTCGTCCGAGCCTATGCGGAACTCAACGACTTTCTCCCGCCACCGGCGCGCCAGCGTTCCTTCGAGGTCCCGTTGCCGCTCAGCGCGACGGTGCGCGACCTCGTTGCTGGCCTCGGGATTCCCCCGGTCGAGGTCGACCTCGTCCTGGTCGACGACGAACCCGTCGACTGGTCGTACCGGCCGCGTGGTGGCGAGCGGATCGCGATCTACCCGATGTTCGAGTCGATCGATATCGGGCCGATCCAGCGCCTGCGGCCGAAACCGCTCCGCGAGCCGCGCTTCGTCTGCGACGTGCACCTCGGACGCCTCGTGGCCTACCTGCGTATGCTCGGCTTCGATACCTGGTACGAGCGCGTGGCTGACGATGCGACACTCGCGAGCCGGGCGCGTGTCGAGCGGCGGATTCTCCTGACACGTGACCGCGAGCTGCTCAAGCGCCGGATCGTGACGCACGGGTACTGGGTGCGTTCGCTGCAGCCGCGCATGCAGCTCCTCGAGGTCGTCCGGCGCTTCGACCTGCTCGGAAGCATGCAGCCGTTCACACGCTGCCCACGGTGCAATGGCATCCTCGAGCCTGTCGCGCGCGAGGACGTCCGCGCTCGGGTCCCGCCGCGGAGCTGGGCGCGGGCGGAGGAGTTCCGGCAGTGTGCTGATTGCGGGCAGGTCTACTGGTACGGTACCCACTGCGAGCGCGTCGAAGATCTCATCGGCTGGCTGCAGCGGTCGCTGGCTCACGGTGTCGACCGATGATGACGGGGCGACATGGCACGATGCGTTTCGAACGACACGGCTCCGGCACAGGTTCCGACGTGCTCGACCGAGGTGGCCGCCGGATCGAACGTGGCGGATTGACGCGCGGGGTCATCTCGGGCGAGCATTGAGGACGCCGGAGGGCAGTGGAAGCACCGGTGTGCGACGAGGGGACAGCGCACGATGTGCACGACGGAGCGCGAACGGTTCGATACCCTGATCCTCGGCGGGGAACTGGTGGATCCTGGTACGAGGCGCTTCGGTCGCTTCGACATCGGCATCCGAGACGGGGCGATCGCCCGGGTGGCACCCTCGCTGGCGGACTCCATCGCCGAGCAGGTGATCGACGCTCGCGGGCAGCTCGTGACGCCCGGACTCATCGACCTGCACACGCACGTCTACTGGGGTGCGACATACTGGGGTATCGAGCCGGACCCGATCGCGGCCCGTACCGGAGTGACGACCTGGCTCGATGCGGGGAGCGCAGGGGCGTACACCTTCCCAGGCTTGCGGCGCTTCATCATCGAGCGCAGCCAGGTACGGATCTTCGCATTGTTGAACCTTTCTTCGATCGGGCTCGCTGCTCCGACCTGGGAGTTCGCGAACCTCGCGTATTGCGACGTCGATCTGGCTGCCCGGGTCATCGAAGCGAATCGTGACCGGATCCTCGGCGTGAAAGCACGCATCGACGCGAACACGACGCGCGGTGTCGGTATCCGGCCGCTCCAGCTCGCACGAGAGTTCGCTGACCAGCTGCGCGTACCGCTGATGGTCCATATCGGCAACGGGCCACCCACGATCGATGACGTTGCCGAACTCCTTCGCCCGGGCGACATCCTCACGCACTGCTCGACCGGCGGTACCATGCGGATCCTGACACCGGATGGGAACGTCCATCCGGCGATCCGGGCGCTCCGCGAGCGGGGGCTCGTCCTCGATGTCGGCCATGGGACTGGTTCCTTCAGCTTCGCTGTCGCGGAGCGGCTCCTGGCCGAGGGAATCCTTCCGGACACGATTTCGAGCGATATCCACCAGCTGGCCATACAGGGCCCGATGTTCGACCTACCGACGACCCTCTCGAAGTTTCTCGCGCTCGGCCTGACTCTGCCCGAGGTGATCGAACGCGCCACAGTCCGTCCAGCGCAGCTCATCGGTCGTCCCGAGCTGGGCAGTCTGGCCGAGGGGACACCAGCGGACATCGCGCTGTTCCGGCTCGTCGAGGGTGACATTGTCTTTTACGACGTCAGGATGGAAGCGCGGCGGGGCTCGCAGTTGCTCGTGAACACGCTGACGATGGTAAACGGCCGCATCCTGCCACGGACCGAGCCGAGTCCACTCCAGGTGTGGGCGGAACTTCCGGAGCACCAGCGGGGGATTCTGGCGATCGGCCATCCCTACGCGCGATTGGCGCAACGAGTCCGAGGAGGCTGAATGGGCGAGCGCGATGGTGTGTTGAGCAGGGAACAGCTCCTCGCCTTGCTGGCGGGCGACCCACCGCTGGTACGCGACCTGCCAGCCCCCGACGAACAGCTGCAGCCGCATGGGATCGACCTCACTGTTGCCACTGTGGCTCGCTATGCGAGCAAAGGACAGCTCGGTGCGAGTGACGCCGAGCGGCGTCTGCCGGAATTCGAGCCGATCGAGCCGGACAGCGCCGGTTGGTGGGACCTCGCACCGGGTCCGTATCTCGTACGGTTCAGCGAGACCGTCTCGATCCCGGCCGACTGCATGGCCTATGCCCGGCCGCGCTCGAGCTTGCTGCGCTGCGGGGTCGCGCTGCACACGGCAGTGTGGGATGCGGGATACCGCGGTCAAGGCGTGGCACTGCTCGTCGTCTACAATCCGGCTGGATTCCGCTTGCAGCGGCACGCTCGGGTCGCCCAGCTCGTCTTCCACCGGTTGGAACGACCGGTCGCCGAGGGGTATCGTGGGGCGTATCAGGGTGAGCGTGGATAGACTCACCCGCGTTCGGGCGACCGTTCCGAGGGGGTAGACGATGCCGAGAGAGCGGGCGGCACTGTTCCTGGTGACCCGGTTGCCGACCGATCCGAAAGAGGCGAAGAAGCGGCCCGCTCCTGAAGTCGAGCTCGCTGAGCAGGAGGCTCGACTTCGTGCGTTCGCTGCGCGCGAAGACTACGAGGTCGCGAAGGTCTTCAGTGAGATCTTGCCGGAGTTTCCTGAGCGACGACCGGGGCTCAAAGCGCTCCGAACCGCGATGTGGTTGCGCGAGATCGATGTCATTGTCGCAGCCTCGCCGGACTGCCTGTATCGCGATCCGGAGCGACTGAAGAGCTTTCTGATCGAGGCCCGGACGCTCGGCCAGCGGGTCGAGTTCCTCGAGGTGCCGCCGCTGTACGCTTGGATCGTGAAGGAGTACGGCTGGCCGCTCGAGCGGCGGTAGCGAGCGAGGAAGACGATGCTGCGATTGATCATCGATGCGCTCCGTTTCGATCCGCGCGCCTACCGAGCAGTCCGGAACGATCCAGTGGCTACCGTGCCGGTCCTGCTCTTCGTCGCGCTCTGCGTGCTGGCGGCGGGTGTCGTGGCGCTGCCGTCCGGCGGCTTGCCAGCCTTCGGCGTCACGGCTGCCTCAGCGTTCGTTTCCTGGACGGTCTTCGTCCTGGCGGCGTACGTCTTCGGCACTAAGGCGTTGCCCGGGGCGGAGACGCAGGCGACGCTCGGCCAGTTGGCCCGCACCCTCGGTCTCGCGCTCGCACCGACGCTCCTCCTGGTTTTCGGTGTCGTGCCAGCTCTCCAAGTCGTGGTGGTTCCGCTGGCGCTCGTGTGGACAGTCTTCACGACGCTCATGGCGTTGCGCGAGACGCTCGGAGTCGGGACGCTCCGGGCGCTTCTGGTCGCCGTGCTCTCCTACGGCGCAGCCGCGATCGTCGGGAGCTTCTTGACGCCGCCCGGCGCAGCCGGCTGAATGCCAGGGAGCAGCTGGCGCAGTCGTCCGTTCGGATGTTCGCGAGGGAGGGAAGGGAACATGAGCGGGACAATGGGTGGTGCGGGGACGCAAGAACTCCGGGTCTCGACCGATCGCTTGCGCCGTCGGCTGGACCCGGCGACCCTCCCGTTCCAGACGACGGCCGAGGTGGATCCGATCGCAGGCACAGTCGGGCAGCCGCGGGCACTGGAGGCGCTCGAGTTCGGGCTGGAAATCAGCTCCTACGGATACAACGTCTATGTAGCTGGTCGGCCTGGTTCAGGCCGGGAGAGTACGGTACTCCGTCTCGTCGAGCAGCTCGCTGCGACGAAGCCGACGCCGCCAGACTGGATCTACGTCCACAACTTCCAGGATCCGGAGCGACCGCTCGCGATCTCGTTACCGGCCGGGCGCGGTGCGCAGCTCGCGCGCGACATGGACGAATTTCTGCGAGCAGCCCAACAGGCGATCCCGCGGGCGTTCGAGAGCGAAGAGTACGACCGGAGACGCCGCGCCATCATCGACCGGCTCAACCAGGAGCGCGAGCGGCTGTGGGAAGGCGTTCAGCAGTTCGCCCAGCAGCTCGGCTTCGCAGTCGAATTGACACCTGCTGGCGTGATCAGCGTACCGGTCGTCCAGGGCCGGCCCCTTGCACCGGAGGAGTACGAGCGTTTGCCGGAGCCGGTACGCGAGGAGCTGGAACGCCGCAACCAGCGGATCCAGGATCGTGTGGCCGATGCGCTCCGCGAAGTGCGGCGACTGGAGCGCGAGACGGCCGAGCGTTTGCGGCAGCTCGACCGTGAGGTGGCGCTCTTCGCGGTGGGTGGTTTGTTCGACGAACTCCGGGAACGATACCAAGACGTCCCACAAGTGCTGGCGTTCCTCGATCAGGTTCGCGAGGACATTCCCGAGCACCTGCACGACTTCTTCCCGCCGCAAGTACCCGGCGTACCGACTCCGATCGCCCAGCTGCAGGCGCTGCAACAGCAAGAGCATCTCGCCCGCTATCGCATCAACGTCTTGGTCGACAATAGTCAGACGCAAGGCGCGCCGGTGATTTTCGAGCGCAACCCTTGGTATTACAACCTCGTCGGACGTATCGACTACCGGGCGACGTTCGGCGCGATGGTCACTGATTTCAGCCAGATTCGGGCGGGAGCCTTACACCGGGCGAACGGTGGCTTCCTTGTCGTGCATGCTGTCGAGCTGCTCCAGAACCCGTTCGCCTGGGACGCACTCAAGCGAGCGCTCATCACGCGGCAGGTCGTGATCGAGAACGTCGGCCAGCAGTACGCGGTGTTGCCGACTGCCACCTTGCGCCCCGATCCGATTCCCCTGGACGTCAAAGTCGTGCTCATCGGCTCACCCTTGCTCTACTACCTCTTGTCCGCATACGATGACGACTTTCGCGAGCTCTTCCGCGTGCGAGCTGATTTCGCACCAGACATGGATTGGGACGACCAGCACGTCATGGGCTATGCCGCGTTCATCAGTCGCGTCGTCCGCGAGCAGGGGTTGCGGCATTTCGACCGCAGCGCTGTCGCGCGGGTCATCGAGTTCGGTGCGCGGCAGGTCGAGCACCAGCGGAAACTCTCCTCGCAGCTGCTCGAGATCGGGAACCTGGTCGCCGAGGCGAGCTATTGGGCAGGAAAGGCCGGGCGCGACATCGTGACGGCTGAGGATGTCGAGACCGCGATCCAGAAGAAGCGGTACCGGTCCGACCTCATCGCCGAACGGATCCGCGAGCTGATCGCTGAGGGGACGCTCAAGATCGAGACGCGGGGTGCGCGGGTAGGCGTAATCAACGGACTGGCGGTCGTCGATCTGGGCGATTTTGCCTTCGGCAAACCGTCGCGCGTCACG from Thermomicrobium sp. 4228-Ro includes the following:
- a CDS encoding Mut7-C RNAse domain-containing protein, whose amino-acid sequence is MRWAAGSVVVRAYAELNDFLPPPARQRSFEVPLPLSATVRDLVAGLGIPPVEVDLVLVDDEPVDWSYRPRGGERIAIYPMFESIDIGPIQRLRPKPLREPRFVCDVHLGRLVAYLRMLGFDTWYERVADDATLASRARVERRILLTRDRELLKRRIVTHGYWVRSLQPRMQLLEVVRRFDLLGSMQPFTRCPRCNGILEPVAREDVRARVPPRSWARAEEFRQCADCGQVYWYGTHCERVEDLIGWLQRSLAHGVDR
- a CDS encoding amidohydrolase/deacetylase family metallohydrolase gives rise to the protein MCTTERERFDTLILGGELVDPGTRRFGRFDIGIRDGAIARVAPSLADSIAEQVIDARGQLVTPGLIDLHTHVYWGATYWGIEPDPIAARTGVTTWLDAGSAGAYTFPGLRRFIIERSQVRIFALLNLSSIGLAAPTWEFANLAYCDVDLAARVIEANRDRILGVKARIDANTTRGVGIRPLQLAREFADQLRVPLMVHIGNGPPTIDDVAELLRPGDILTHCSTGGTMRILTPDGNVHPAIRALRERGLVLDVGHGTGSFSFAVAERLLAEGILPDTISSDIHQLAIQGPMFDLPTTLSKFLALGLTLPEVIERATVRPAQLIGRPELGSLAEGTPADIALFRLVEGDIVFYDVRMEARRGSQLLVNTLTMVNGRILPRTEPSPLQVWAELPEHQRGILAIGHPYARLAQRVRGG
- a CDS encoding deoxyuridine 5'-triphosphate nucleotidohydrolase, which translates into the protein MGERDGVLSREQLLALLAGDPPLVRDLPAPDEQLQPHGIDLTVATVARYASKGQLGASDAERRLPEFEPIEPDSAGWWDLAPGPYLVRFSETVSIPADCMAYARPRSSLLRCGVALHTAVWDAGYRGQGVALLVVYNPAGFRLQRHARVAQLVFHRLERPVAEGYRGAYQGERG
- a CDS encoding recombinase family protein; translated protein: MPRERAALFLVTRLPTDPKEAKKRPAPEVELAEQEARLRAFAAREDYEVAKVFSEILPEFPERRPGLKALRTAMWLREIDVIVAASPDCLYRDPERLKSFLIEARTLGQRVEFLEVPPLYAWIVKEYGWPLERR
- a CDS encoding YIP1 family protein, translated to MLRLIIDALRFDPRAYRAVRNDPVATVPVLLFVALCVLAAGVVALPSGGLPAFGVTAASAFVSWTVFVLAAYVFGTKALPGAETQATLGQLARTLGLALAPTLLLVFGVVPALQVVVVPLALVWTVFTTLMALRETLGVGTLRALLVAVLSYGAAAIVGSFLTPPGAAG
- a CDS encoding Lon protease family protein, whose product is MSGTMGGAGTQELRVSTDRLRRRLDPATLPFQTTAEVDPIAGTVGQPRALEALEFGLEISSYGYNVYVAGRPGSGRESTVLRLVEQLAATKPTPPDWIYVHNFQDPERPLAISLPAGRGAQLARDMDEFLRAAQQAIPRAFESEEYDRRRRAIIDRLNQERERLWEGVQQFAQQLGFAVELTPAGVISVPVVQGRPLAPEEYERLPEPVREELERRNQRIQDRVADALREVRRLERETAERLRQLDREVALFAVGGLFDELRERYQDVPQVLAFLDQVREDIPEHLHDFFPPQVPGVPTPIAQLQALQQQEHLARYRINVLVDNSQTQGAPVIFERNPWYYNLVGRIDYRATFGAMVTDFSQIRAGALHRANGGFLVVHAVELLQNPFAWDALKRALITRQVVIENVGQQYAVLPTATLRPDPIPLDVKVVLIGSPLLYYLLSAYDDDFRELFRVRADFAPDMDWDDQHVMGYAAFISRVVREQGLRHFDRSAVARVIEFGARQVEHQRKLSSQLLEIGNLVAEASYWAGKAGRDIVTAEDVETAIQKKRYRSDLIAERIRELIAEGTLKIETRGARVGVINGLAVVDLGDFAFGKPSRVTARIALGRGNLISIEREIALSGPIHSKGFLILSNYLAGAYAQDFPLAISASITFEQAYEEIEGDSASSTELYALLSALSGLPIKQGIAVTGSVNQYGEVQAIGGVNEKIEGFFAVCKAQGLTGEQGVIIPTANVQHLMLDEEVIQAVAEGKFHIWAVDTVDQGIEILTGVPAGERQPDGTYPEGTVHRRVMDRLREYAERMRDFGRRDERGERDESRAEETAADPEPAENGGGEDGSPSS